One region of Exiguobacterium acetylicum genomic DNA includes:
- a CDS encoding bifunctional transcriptional activator/DNA repair enzyme AdaA yields MEHHTYYEALVRRDATYEGTFFVGVKTTGIFCRPTCPARKPKAENCEFFETAQEALLASYRPCRRCHPLAYPGDHGTIQRLIEAVEAEPDKRFKEADFRALGLDESTARRQFKKRFGMTFVAYARARRMGLAMKEIRTGKPIIEGQLAGGYESSSGFREASARILGQAPSRFDGQVLRAKWLDTPLGSMLAIADDQLLHLLEFVDRRGLEREIEQLRKKARAVIVPGESPVFGQIEAELRRYFKGEPVSFQTPLMRYGTPFQRRVWEELERIPSGETISYQELAIRIGQPTAVRAVARANGANQLAIVIPCHRVIRTNGDLGGYAGGLARKETLLKLERTQRGLDEG; encoded by the coding sequence ATGGAACATCACACGTATTATGAAGCGCTCGTTCGCCGGGACGCGACATACGAAGGGACGTTTTTCGTCGGCGTCAAGACGACCGGCATCTTTTGCCGTCCGACGTGTCCGGCACGAAAACCGAAAGCGGAGAACTGTGAGTTTTTTGAGACGGCGCAAGAGGCATTACTTGCCTCGTATCGACCGTGCCGTCGTTGTCATCCGCTTGCTTATCCCGGAGATCATGGTACGATTCAACGCTTGATCGAAGCGGTCGAGGCAGAACCAGACAAACGATTCAAGGAAGCCGATTTCCGAGCACTTGGTCTCGATGAATCAACGGCACGCCGTCAGTTCAAGAAGCGTTTCGGGATGACGTTCGTCGCGTATGCTCGGGCACGACGGATGGGGCTTGCGATGAAGGAGATCCGGACCGGTAAGCCAATTATCGAAGGACAGTTAGCTGGAGGTTATGAATCGAGTAGTGGTTTTCGTGAGGCGTCAGCACGGATTCTCGGACAAGCACCATCGCGCTTTGACGGGCAGGTCTTACGCGCGAAATGGCTCGATACACCACTCGGTTCGATGCTGGCGATTGCCGACGATCAACTCTTACATCTGCTCGAGTTCGTCGACCGACGCGGACTGGAACGGGAAATCGAACAATTGCGTAAGAAAGCGCGTGCTGTCATCGTCCCCGGGGAGTCACCGGTCTTTGGACAGATTGAAGCGGAGCTCCGTCGTTACTTCAAAGGAGAGCCGGTATCGTTTCAGACGCCACTGATGCGGTACGGGACACCATTTCAACGCCGTGTATGGGAAGAACTCGAGCGGATTCCGAGTGGGGAGACGATCTCGTACCAAGAGCTGGCGATCCGGATCGGTCAACCGACTGCTGTTCGTGCCGTCGCACGAGCGAATGGAGCGAACCAACTGGCAATCGTCATCCCGTGCCATCGGGTCATTCGGACGAATGGAGATTTAGGTGGATACGCGGGTGGACTCGCACGCAAGGAAACATTGCTCAAACTGGAGCGCACACAGAGAGGACTGGATGAAGGATGA